One window of Sulfurospirillum sp. 1612 genomic DNA carries:
- a CDS encoding Crp/Fnr family transcriptional regulator produces MNQTLRELELFKELNDEEVQYLASISVLRSYDKDSIVFYSGEESSYLHVLIEGSVKIYKSTQKNNEITLKKITRPSLIAELSNFKHIPYPSNCATLSDSKILLVDYKKFEEIILQNSSYLRRFMDSMAESLVDLNRVVATFALDATAKVAKYIFEFEEDFKKNTFIQSATLLNMTPETFSRSIKKLKDEGALRDKKTADKEKLKDYF; encoded by the coding sequence ATGAATCAAACGCTTAGAGAATTAGAACTGTTTAAAGAATTAAATGATGAAGAGGTACAATATCTCGCTAGTATATCCGTATTGAGGTCTTATGATAAAGACAGTATCGTGTTTTATAGCGGCGAGGAATCCTCGTACCTCCATGTCCTCATAGAGGGAAGTGTCAAGATTTATAAAAGTACGCAGAAAAACAATGAGATTACACTCAAAAAAATCACACGCCCCTCATTAATTGCTGAATTATCCAACTTCAAACACATTCCATACCCATCAAATTGTGCCACGCTGAGTGACTCAAAAATCTTATTGGTGGATTATAAAAAGTTTGAAGAAATCATCTTGCAAAATAGCAGTTATCTCAGACGTTTTATGGATTCGATGGCTGAATCATTGGTAGACCTCAATAGAGTCGTCGCGACTTTTGCCCTCGATGCTACGGCCAAAGTGGCAAAATATATCTTTGAATTTGAAGAAGACTTTAAAAAAAATACCTTCATTCAATCCGCCACGCTTCTTAATATGACCCCTGAGACGTTCTCACGAAGTATCAAAAAGCTCAAAGATGAAGGAGCGTTGCGTGATAAAAAAACAGCCGATAAAGAGAAATTAAAAGACTACTTCTAA
- a CDS encoding KH domain-containing protein codes for MIDQFFYEFARLLVDNPESVKVEKKDIDDTFCEITIFANKGDTGKLIGKDGKMINSLKTIISGCKAKDGKSYRVSVKANDE; via the coding sequence ATGATCGATCAATTTTTTTATGAATTTGCAAGACTTTTAGTTGATAATCCTGAATCTGTAAAAGTCGAAAAAAAAGACATTGATGATACTTTTTGTGAAATCACTATTTTTGCCAATAAAGGCGATACTGGCAAATTGATAGGAAAAGACGGAAAAATGATAAATTCTTTGAAGACTATCATATCAGGATGCAAAGCAAAAGATGGAAAATCATACAGAGTGAGTGTTAAAGCGAACGATGAGTGA
- the citG gene encoding triphosphoribosyl-dephospho-CoA synthase CitG — translation MSTIEKLVFEALIKEVELTPKPGLVDKENNGAHVDMDIQTFYKSAHAIKPFALIFFEVGTQNKELKYLFEELRRVGKLCEDAMFAATQGINTHKGMVFSLAVILGAMGKLQTSPFSLTYQNLQTMIKKICKDLVQKDFGLLHHAMTHGEQFYHDTKKSGIRGEAQNGYPTIFHQSLPFFLEKQQHYGDDIALKMTLLFIMSQSEDSNLFARGGLAGLTFVQHKSQQCLKNTKISDLDTALRRLDQEFTAKNLSPGGSADLLCLTWLIARLEVVF, via the coding sequence TTGAGCACAATCGAAAAACTCGTCTTTGAGGCATTAATCAAAGAAGTAGAACTCACCCCAAAACCCGGTTTGGTTGATAAAGAGAACAATGGTGCCCATGTGGATATGGATATCCAAACTTTTTATAAAAGTGCCCATGCCATCAAGCCGTTTGCTCTGATTTTTTTTGAAGTGGGAACACAAAATAAAGAGTTAAAATATCTCTTTGAGGAACTCAGACGTGTGGGAAAATTGTGTGAAGATGCGATGTTTGCCGCAACCCAAGGAATCAACACGCATAAAGGGATGGTTTTCTCTCTTGCTGTGATTTTAGGAGCCATGGGGAAGTTGCAAACGAGTCCTTTTTCATTGACCTATCAAAATTTGCAAACGATGATCAAAAAAATCTGTAAAGATTTGGTACAAAAAGATTTTGGTTTATTGCATCACGCGATGACGCATGGTGAGCAGTTTTATCATGATACTAAAAAAAGCGGTATACGAGGGGAGGCTCAAAATGGGTATCCTACGATTTTTCATCAATCCTTGCCTTTTTTCTTAGAAAAGCAGCAACACTACGGTGATGACATCGCCTTAAAGATGACCTTACTGTTTATCATGAGCCAATCTGAAGATAGTAATCTTTTTGCAAGAGGAGGATTAGCCGGGCTCACTTTTGTGCAGCACAAATCACAACAATGTCTCAAGAACACAAAAATCTCAGATTTAGATACAGCATTACGGCGCTTGGATCAGGAATTTACCGCCAAAAATCTCTCCCCCGGAGGTAGCGCGGATTTGCTCTGTCTGACGTGGTTGATTGCTCGCTTAGAAGTAGTCTTTTAA
- the rimM gene encoding ribosome maturation factor RimM (Essential for efficient processing of 16S rRNA) produces MSDTELLQVAKIGRLVGLRGELKLHIQCDFPEQFKPGASFLSDHDRRLTIETYHPAKGTVIFKEHHTRESAAPLVNANLFTSKEDSSSHCHLQEDEFFWFDVIGASVQEESRVLGVVQDIERIASCDYLLIETDPKLVAQNLPKIFYVPYIERYIQRFDPEAKIVLTKDAYGLLEHS; encoded by the coding sequence ATGAGTGATACAGAGCTATTACAAGTTGCCAAGATTGGGCGACTTGTCGGCTTACGGGGTGAGTTAAAACTCCATATCCAATGTGATTTTCCCGAGCAATTTAAGCCGGGCGCATCGTTTTTGAGTGATCATGATAGACGATTGACGATTGAGACGTATCATCCTGCCAAAGGTACGGTCATCTTCAAAGAACATCACACTAGAGAATCCGCTGCCCCGTTGGTGAATGCCAATCTTTTTACTAGCAAAGAAGACTCAAGTTCACATTGTCATCTACAAGAAGATGAGTTCTTTTGGTTTGATGTGATTGGAGCTTCAGTCCAAGAAGAGTCACGAGTGTTAGGCGTCGTTCAAGATATTGAACGTATTGCCTCATGTGATTATTTATTGATTGAAACAGATCCTAAACTCGTGGCACAAAATCTACCCAAAATCTTTTATGTCCCTTATATCGAAAGATATATCCAACGATTTGATCCTGAAGCAAAAATCGTCTTGACGAAAGATGCCTACGGATTGTTAGAACACTCATAA
- a CDS encoding aldolase/citrate lyase family protein: protein MKLRRSMLFVPGSNTAMVCNAFIYRPDTVMFDLEDSVALSEKDSARLMVYHALQHFTYANLETAVRVNPLNSSYGLLDIEAVIRAGTDIIRLPKTDSVEDVLQMQAVVEKIEKKIGSKKKTKLLAAIESAQGVVNAVDIARCSDRLMGIALGAEDFVRDLHTQRTKSGSELVAARAQILLAARAAKINAFDSVFSDVKDKEGFIHEAEYIKGLGFDGKSLINPNQISILHKVFAPSKKDVEWALDVIEAAKDAKENNLGVVSIDGKMVDAPVILRAEWTLELAKASGMLGGDE from the coding sequence ATGAAATTAAGAAGAAGTATGCTTTTTGTGCCTGGTTCCAATACGGCGATGGTTTGTAACGCTTTTATTTATAGACCCGATACGGTGATGTTTGATTTGGAAGATTCAGTAGCACTCAGTGAAAAAGATTCTGCCCGATTGATGGTTTACCATGCTTTGCAACATTTTACTTATGCCAATTTAGAAACCGCCGTACGCGTTAATCCGCTCAATAGTAGTTATGGACTTTTGGATATCGAGGCGGTGATACGAGCAGGGACGGATATTATCAGACTCCCTAAAACAGATAGCGTGGAAGATGTGTTGCAAATGCAAGCTGTGGTGGAGAAGATTGAAAAGAAAATCGGTAGCAAGAAAAAAACCAAACTTTTAGCCGCTATTGAGAGTGCGCAAGGGGTTGTCAATGCGGTTGATATTGCACGATGTAGTGATCGATTGATGGGGATTGCTTTGGGGGCTGAAGATTTTGTCCGTGATTTGCACACGCAAAGAACCAAGAGTGGATCTGAATTAGTGGCTGCACGTGCCCAGATTTTATTAGCTGCTAGGGCTGCTAAAATCAATGCTTTTGATTCTGTCTTTTCTGATGTCAAGGATAAAGAGGGATTTATTCATGAGGCCGAATATATCAAAGGGTTGGGATTTGATGGTAAATCTTTGATTAACCCCAATCAAATTTCGATTTTACATAAAGTATTTGCCCCTTCCAAAAAAGATGTTGAGTGGGCACTTGATGTCATCGAAGCGGCAAAAGATGCCAAAGAAAATAATTTGGGCGTCGTGTCCATTGATGGGAAAATGGTCGATGCACCGGTGATACTAAGAGCAGAATGGACGTTAGAATTGGCCAAAGCATCGGGGATGCTAGGAGGTGATGAATGA
- a CDS encoding PAS domain-containing protein, translated as MKRPEPRDEEIILNRNKYIESQTDTKGIITDCNDYFAEISGYTKEELIGKAHNLIRHPDMPRIIFKLLWNRIQNGHNIIAVIKNLAKDGRYYWVFTHFEIIRDINTKEITGYRAYRKYVSKHITAVLTPLYKKLVELEKEGGMEASETYLNAFLKEKGEHITIDNLMEEIYRFY; from the coding sequence ATGAAAAGACCAGAACCAAGAGATGAAGAGATCATCCTAAATAGAAATAAATATATCGAATCCCAAACCGACACCAAAGGAATTATCACCGATTGTAATGATTATTTTGCCGAAATTTCAGGATATACCAAAGAAGAGCTCATCGGAAAAGCACACAACCTCATCCGACATCCCGATATGCCACGCATCATCTTTAAACTTCTTTGGAATCGTATTCAAAATGGTCATAACATCATTGCCGTTATCAAAAACCTGGCCAAAGATGGCAGATATTATTGGGTTTTTACACATTTTGAGATTATTCGTGACATCAATACAAAAGAGATAACAGGTTATCGGGCCTATCGTAAATATGTCTCCAAACATATCACGGCGGTCCTGACTCCTTTGTATAAAAAGTTGGTTGAACTGGAAAAAGAAGGGGGCATGGAAGCGAGTGAAACCTATCTCAATGCCTTTTTAAAAGAAAAAGGTGAGCATATTACAATCGACAATCTTATGGAAGAAATCTATAGATTTTATTAG
- the rpsP gene encoding 30S ribosomal protein S16 produces the protein MATAVRLTRMGRKKKPFYRVVVTDSRKRRDSGWIESIGYYNPVSDPVVVNIDMERLNYWKSVGAKISDRVAKISGI, from the coding sequence ATGGCAACAGCAGTAAGATTAACTCGAATGGGAAGAAAGAAAAAACCATTTTATAGAGTCGTAGTAACAGATAGTAGAAAAAGAAGAGACAGTGGTTGGATTGAATCAATTGGATATTATAATCCAGTATCAGATCCAGTAGTCGTAAATATTGACATGGAACGATTGAACTACTGGAAAAGTGTCGGCGCAAAAATAAGCGACAGGGTAGCAAAAATCTCCGGCATATAA
- the citF gene encoding citrate lyase subunit alpha: protein MINDNDIKNKAVLTPNQEKFFEKKEKNITEAERDSKLCASIEESIRRSGLKDGMTISFHHAFRGGDKVLNKVMDVIAKMGFKDLTLAPSSLASVHDPLIEHIKNGVVTQIYTSGLRSKLGEAISHGLMEKPVQIHSHGGRVHLIQSGELNIDVAFIGVPISDKFGNATGYKGRSKCGSLGYAMSDAHYAKYVVMITESLEEYPNFPASISQDEVDAIVLVDEVGDPSQIGEGATRMTTNPKELLLARRTAKVIVNSGYFKEGYSLQTGTGGASLATTIFLSEKMQEENITASFALGGITGTLVYMLKQGQVRTLLDVQSFDEFAAKSLGENPNHIEISANQYANPSSKGAAVKQLDVVVLSALEIDLDFNVNVITGSKGLLRGASGGHCDTAAEAKLSIIVAPLTRGRIPTVVKRVNTIITPGSTVDVLVTDQGVAVNPKNPELKQRLKKAGITLIDIDALYEKAIKICGKPKDIAYSDKVVATIRYRDGSILDVVKALA, encoded by the coding sequence ATGATAAATGACAATGATATAAAAAATAAAGCGGTATTGACGCCAAATCAAGAAAAATTTTTTGAAAAAAAAGAGAAAAATATCACAGAGGCTGAGAGAGATTCAAAATTATGTGCGAGTATTGAAGAGAGTATTCGACGCTCTGGGCTCAAAGATGGGATGACTATCTCCTTTCACCATGCTTTTCGTGGCGGAGATAAGGTATTGAATAAAGTCATGGATGTGATTGCCAAGATGGGGTTTAAAGATTTGACTTTGGCACCGAGTTCTTTAGCTAGTGTGCATGACCCCTTAATAGAGCATATCAAAAATGGAGTGGTGACACAGATTTATACGTCAGGATTGCGCAGTAAACTGGGGGAAGCCATCTCTCATGGCCTCATGGAAAAGCCAGTTCAAATCCACTCCCATGGGGGAAGGGTACATTTGATACAATCTGGAGAACTTAACATCGATGTGGCCTTTATTGGGGTGCCTATTAGTGATAAATTTGGAAATGCCACAGGATACAAGGGACGGTCAAAATGCGGTTCACTGGGGTATGCGATGAGCGATGCACATTATGCCAAGTATGTTGTCATGATTACCGAGAGTTTGGAAGAGTATCCTAATTTTCCAGCCTCTATTTCACAAGATGAAGTGGATGCTATTGTGCTGGTTGATGAAGTGGGAGACCCTTCTCAAATCGGCGAAGGTGCGACGCGAATGACGACCAATCCCAAAGAGTTACTTTTGGCTAGAAGGACGGCTAAAGTGATCGTCAATTCTGGATATTTTAAAGAGGGATACAGCCTTCAAACCGGTACCGGTGGTGCCTCATTGGCTACGACGATTTTCTTGAGTGAAAAGATGCAAGAGGAGAATATAACGGCCAGTTTCGCACTCGGTGGTATTACGGGGACCTTGGTATATATGCTCAAACAAGGACAAGTCAGAACGTTATTGGATGTGCAAAGTTTTGATGAATTTGCCGCCAAATCATTGGGTGAAAATCCCAATCACATCGAAATAAGCGCCAATCAATATGCCAATCCCAGCTCCAAAGGTGCGGCTGTCAAACAGTTGGATGTTGTCGTTTTAAGTGCGCTTGAAATTGATTTAGATTTTAATGTTAATGTAATCACCGGTTCAAAAGGGCTCCTTAGAGGTGCGAGTGGTGGACATTGTGATACGGCAGCTGAAGCCAAACTCTCCATCATCGTGGCACCGCTGACGCGTGGTCGGATTCCTACTGTGGTGAAACGCGTCAATACCATCATCACACCCGGTAGTACCGTAGATGTTTTGGTGACCGATCAGGGCGTTGCGGTGAATCCTAAGAATCCTGAATTAAAACAACGATTAAAAAAAGCAGGGATTACATTGATTGATATCGATGCACTTTATGAAAAAGCAATCAAAATATGTGGTAAACCAAAGGATATCGCATACAGCGATAAAGTAGTCGCCACGATTCGTTATCGCGATGGGTCTATTTTGGATGTTGTCAAGGCACTGGCATAA
- the trmD gene encoding tRNA (guanosine(37)-N1)-methyltransferase TrmD, translating to MTFTFVTLFENLIAPYFEDSILKRSLDAKIIEINFENPRDYTRNKHHKVDDYQAGGGAGLLMFTQPLFDVLRHIKQQDPQAHIVFPVPAGKPFKQIDAKRLSKKEHIVFVSGRYEGIDERVIEVFGDELFSIGDYVLTGGELPSLVMCDAISRNIEGVLGNVDSLMEESFEEGLLEAPSFGKPKKYEDYEIPSEFLKGNHAKISTLKNEMSILKTQYFRPDLFCRKNIKH from the coding sequence ATGACCTTTACCTTTGTGACGCTTTTTGAAAATCTTATCGCACCGTATTTTGAAGATTCTATATTAAAACGATCCCTAGATGCGAAAATCATCGAGATCAATTTTGAAAATCCTAGAGATTATACCCGCAATAAACATCACAAAGTTGATGATTACCAAGCAGGTGGCGGTGCTGGTCTTTTGATGTTTACTCAACCTTTGTTTGATGTCTTACGTCACATAAAACAACAAGACCCCCAAGCACATATTGTCTTTCCGGTACCGGCGGGTAAGCCTTTTAAGCAAATTGATGCAAAAAGATTATCAAAAAAAGAGCATATTGTTTTTGTCAGTGGTCGGTATGAGGGTATTGATGAACGGGTAATAGAAGTATTTGGAGATGAGTTGTTTTCGATAGGAGATTACGTACTCACCGGTGGCGAGTTGCCGAGTTTAGTGATGTGTGATGCGATAAGCAGAAACATCGAAGGCGTGTTGGGCAATGTTGATTCTTTGATGGAAGAGAGTTTTGAAGAGGGACTCTTGGAAGCACCTTCTTTTGGAAAACCAAAAAAATATGAAGATTATGAAATCCCCTCAGAGTTTTTAAAGGGAAATCATGCTAAAATCAGCACCTTAAAAAATGAAATGTCTATTCTGAAGACGCAATATTTCAGACCAGACTTATTTTGTCGTAAAAATATAAAGCATTGA
- the citC gene encoding [citrate (pro-3S)-lyase] ligase, which produces MNPEIKFSEVYSSNIRRVEKIKVFLENLGLELPSGMDIFVTAKDHDELIAVGGLSGKILKGIAVLPQRRGEGIILALMTGLINIAYERNQKDLFLFSTPNNQALFEGCGFHLIQKYKNSVILMENNQNIHKYKQSLKSQKQNGRTIGSIVMNANPFTLGHQYLAEQASRACDWLHLFVVREDASEFKFKDRLELVKQGVAHIKNVTIHEGSDYIISKTTFPTYFIKDKRKIDATYAQLDLSLFRDHIAPVLGITHRFVGTEPYCVVTDNYNQNMKKVLEDERSQSDPIEVIEVPRCQHHSLPISASRVRQLLCDNNLELLKELVPKSTFEFLNTNRRIHE; this is translated from the coding sequence GTGAACCCAGAAATAAAATTTTCAGAAGTTTATAGCTCAAATATCAGGCGCGTTGAGAAAATAAAAGTTTTTTTAGAAAACCTTGGTTTAGAACTTCCTTCTGGTATGGATATATTCGTGACGGCCAAAGATCATGATGAACTCATCGCGGTGGGAGGACTCTCTGGCAAAATATTAAAAGGTATCGCGGTTTTACCACAGAGACGAGGTGAGGGGATTATCCTCGCACTGATGACGGGGTTGATTAATATCGCCTATGAAAGAAACCAAAAAGATTTGTTTCTCTTTAGCACTCCTAACAATCAAGCTCTTTTTGAAGGCTGTGGCTTTCACCTCATTCAAAAATACAAAAACAGTGTCATTTTGATGGAAAACAATCAAAATATTCATAAATATAAACAATCTCTCAAATCACAGAAACAAAATGGGCGTACGATAGGCAGTATTGTCATGAATGCCAATCCGTTTACCCTAGGACATCAATATTTGGCTGAGCAGGCTAGCCGTGCCTGTGATTGGTTGCACCTTTTTGTTGTGCGAGAGGATGCCTCCGAATTTAAATTCAAAGACCGATTAGAACTTGTCAAGCAAGGTGTGGCTCATATAAAAAATGTGACGATTCATGAGGGGTCTGATTATATTATCTCCAAGACAACCTTTCCGACCTATTTTATCAAAGACAAACGAAAGATTGATGCGACTTATGCCCAGCTTGATTTGAGCCTTTTTAGGGATCATATTGCCCCAGTTTTGGGGATTACTCATCGGTTTGTGGGGACAGAACCGTATTGTGTTGTTACGGATAATTATAATCAAAATATGAAAAAAGTACTCGAAGATGAGCGTTCACAATCAGATCCAATCGAAGTCATTGAAGTGCCAAGATGTCAGCATCATTCACTACCCATTTCGGCCTCAAGAGTACGACAACTCTTGTGCGATAATAATCTCGAACTTTTAAAAGAATTGGTACCTAAGAGTACTTTTGAGTTTTTAAACACCAACAGGAGAATACATGAATAA
- the citD gene encoding citrate lyase acyl carrier protein, with translation MNKIKKRAIAGTLESSDAFVEVVPLEEDTIKIELQSSVEELYGDDIRASIMEVVNRLGVHAISIAVQDKGALDFVIKARVQAAILRASEDAEITWEKL, from the coding sequence ATGAATAAAATAAAAAAACGCGCCATTGCCGGCACTTTGGAGTCTAGCGATGCCTTCGTGGAAGTGGTGCCCTTAGAAGAAGATACGATTAAAATCGAACTGCAAAGCAGTGTGGAAGAGCTGTATGGTGATGACATTAGAGCCTCTATTATGGAAGTAGTCAATCGCTTGGGTGTTCATGCTATCAGTATTGCGGTGCAAGATAAAGGTGCTTTGGATTTTGTGATAAAAGCAAGAGTTCAAGCGGCCATTTTAAGAGCGAGTGAAGACGCTGAGATAACATGGGAAAAATTATGA
- the citX gene encoding citrate lyase holo-[acyl-carrier protein] synthase, whose product MVIPEQILEAKEARARRQKEMIATYHLPLISISINIPGREKSSHDARVIFEAALHEIKQQKFHIMTEINLNTPSGFEAIFCVHANAHELKNAMISIEETHLLGRFMDLDVMDEQGMILSRAAQLSAKRTCYLCDRPAIVCAREQTHSLAALLRHIHEKVEHFEHNRKTRL is encoded by the coding sequence ATGGTAATACCGGAGCAAATCTTAGAAGCTAAAGAGGCACGGGCGAGAAGACAAAAGGAGATGATTGCCACCTATCATCTTCCTCTGATTTCAATCAGTATTAATATTCCCGGCCGAGAAAAATCCTCTCATGATGCTCGTGTGATTTTTGAAGCGGCTTTGCATGAGATAAAACAGCAAAAATTTCATATCATGACAGAGATAAATCTCAATACTCCTAGTGGTTTTGAAGCTATTTTTTGTGTTCATGCAAACGCGCATGAGCTAAAAAATGCGATGATTTCGATAGAAGAGACGCATTTATTGGGGCGATTTATGGATCTTGATGTGATGGATGAGCAGGGCATGATTCTCTCAAGAGCGGCACAACTTAGTGCCAAACGAACGTGCTACCTTTGCGACCGACCCGCTATTGTGTGTGCTAGAGAACAGACCCATTCACTGGCAGCATTATTGAGACATATTCATGAAAAAGTAGAACACTTTGAGCACAATCGAAAAACTCGTCTTTGA
- the ffh gene encoding signal recognition particle protein, with product MFGVLTDSFKTAINKIRFADDEKSLKKALDTLKKSLLKADVHHKVVKDLLRTVELETKQAGIGQLNFLKSLKTNLNTILSAPGRQGFVFSSKPPTVALMIGLQGSGKTTTTVKLANYLKQRQKKVLIAACDLQRLAAVEQLKQLCEQNEIDLYANEQESNPVKIAKEALKKAKAGLYDVLIVDTAGRLAIDEELMQELGDVNKALDPDEVFYVADSLSGQDAVRSANTFHEKMGISGVILSKYDGDSKGGVALGIASQVGVPLRFIGVGEKVADLELFMPDRIVNRLMGEGDLETLAEKTSAVINEKEAKKLTNKIKKGQFNFNDFLAQMEQMKKLGSMKSLMGMIPGLSSVAGQLKDVDLENSVEMKRIKAMIGSMTQKERENPDLLNNSRKRRISEGAGLSQMEVNRFLKQFKNAAKMAKKFSGKRGMQDLQNMLSASNRQGIPR from the coding sequence TTGTTTGGAGTTTTAACTGATTCGTTTAAGACCGCTATTAACAAAATTCGATTTGCAGATGACGAAAAGTCTTTGAAAAAAGCCTTGGATACGCTCAAAAAATCATTGTTAAAAGCTGATGTTCATCATAAAGTCGTCAAAGACCTTTTGAGAACCGTAGAATTAGAAACAAAACAAGCGGGCATTGGACAGCTAAATTTTTTAAAATCTCTCAAAACAAACTTAAACACCATCCTAAGCGCACCAGGAAGACAAGGATTTGTCTTTTCTTCTAAGCCTCCAACGGTGGCTTTGATGATTGGTCTGCAAGGAAGTGGTAAAACGACCACTACGGTTAAATTAGCAAATTATCTCAAGCAACGACAAAAGAAAGTCTTGATTGCGGCGTGTGACTTACAGCGATTGGCAGCAGTGGAACAACTCAAGCAACTGTGCGAGCAAAATGAGATTGATTTATATGCAAATGAGCAAGAATCAAATCCCGTCAAAATCGCTAAAGAAGCGTTGAAAAAAGCCAAAGCAGGATTGTATGATGTGTTGATTGTGGATACCGCAGGACGCTTGGCAATTGATGAAGAATTGATGCAAGAATTAGGCGATGTAAATAAGGCGCTAGACCCGGATGAAGTCTTTTATGTAGCGGACTCTCTCAGTGGACAAGATGCGGTACGCAGTGCTAATACCTTCCATGAAAAGATGGGCATTAGCGGTGTCATCCTCAGTAAATATGATGGGGATAGCAAAGGCGGTGTTGCCCTTGGTATTGCGAGTCAAGTCGGTGTGCCATTACGATTTATCGGGGTGGGTGAAAAAGTTGCGGATTTAGAACTTTTTATGCCAGATCGTATCGTCAATCGTTTGATGGGCGAGGGAGATCTTGAAACATTGGCGGAGAAAACCAGTGCGGTTATCAATGAAAAAGAGGCGAAAAAGCTCACCAACAAGATTAAAAAAGGTCAATTTAACTTCAATGATTTTTTAGCTCAAATGGAGCAAATGAAAAAATTAGGAAGTATGAAATCTTTGATGGGAATGATTCCCGGACTCTCTTCTGTGGCCGGACAACTCAAAGATGTCGATTTGGAAAATTCGGTTGAGATGAAGCGCATCAAAGCAATGATTGGCTCCATGACTCAAAAAGAGCGAGAAAATCCTGATCTTTTAAATAACAGTAGAAAAAGAAGAATATCCGAAGGTGCCGGACTCTCCCAGATGGAAGTCAATAGATTTTTGAAGCAATTTAAAAATGCAGCTAAAATGGCCAAGAAATTTTCAGGAAAACGAGGGATGCAAGATTTGCAAAATATGCTATCGGCGTCCAATAGACAAGGCATACCAAGATAA
- the rplS gene encoding 50S ribosomal protein L19, translated as MRNKYVEAFEQAQVTEKNVPDFRAGDTLRVAVKIKEGEKERVQNFEGVCIAKRGTGTGCTFIVRKIGANSIGVERIFPLYSDSIDTITVLRKGRVRRSKLFYLRERRGKAAKIRELRK; from the coding sequence ATGAGAAATAAATATGTAGAAGCTTTTGAACAAGCACAAGTTACTGAGAAAAACGTACCTGATTTTAGAGCAGGCGATACACTAAGAGTTGCTGTTAAGATTAAAGAGGGCGAAAAAGAGAGAGTTCAAAATTTTGAAGGCGTTTGTATTGCAAAAAGAGGTACGGGTACGGGTTGTACTTTTATCGTAAGAAAAATCGGTGCAAACTCAATCGGCGTAGAGCGAATTTTTCCTCTATACTCTGATAGCATTGATACCATTACTGTGCTTAGAAAAGGCCGTGTAAGAAGATCTAAATTATTTTATCTTAGAGAAAGACGCGGAAAAGCTGCAAAAATTAGAGAACTTAGAAAATAA